One Aegilops tauschii subsp. strangulata cultivar AL8/78 chromosome 7, Aet v6.0, whole genome shotgun sequence genomic window carries:
- the LOC109761318 gene encoding chaperone protein dnaJ GFA2, mitochondrial, giving the protein MRLPGGARLALLLARRSLSTAAAAAASSSARSSSLHASRAHRARWGDAARAAPSWRPPFSSPSRFFHGTRPVAVRDYYDVLGVRKDAGQGEIKKAYYALAKKLHPDTNKGDADAEKKFQEVQKAYETLKDEEKKAVYDQVGPDQYERAAAGGGGAGGFEGGFGNPFEDIFGTGRTGGMNDFLRNIFKDRESGGQDVKVKLELSFMEAVEGCKKTINFQTLVTCETCNGAGVPAGTKPETCLACRGSGYMVLQTGPFRMQSTCTQCGGSGKTVKDFCKSCRGKKVVPGIKTVSIDIAPGTDDEDVMKVLRSGQADPDGLRAGDLYVAIKVREDPVFRREKGDIHVDAVLNVTQAILGGTVQVPTLAGDVVLKVKPGTQPGQKVVLRGKGIKTRNSYSYGDQYVHFNVKIPVNLTQKQRMLLEEFEKEEKGEDDKDAEKAAGASG; this is encoded by the exons ATGCGGCTCCCCGGCGGCGCCCGCCTCGCTCTCCTCCTCGCCCGCCGCTCCCtttccaccgccgccgccgccgccgcctcctcctccgcccgctcctcctccctccaCGCCTCCCGCGCGCACAGAG CTAGATGGGGCGACGCGGCCCGCGCGGCGCCCTCCTGGAGGCCGCCCTTCTCGTCGCCGAGCAGGTTCTTCCACG GGACCAGGCCCGTGGCGGTGAGGGACTACTACGACGTGCTCGGTGTGAGGAAGGACGCCGGCCAGGGCGAGATCAAGAAGGCGTATTACGCG CTTGCGAAGAAGCTCCATCCAGATACAAATAAAGGCGATGCCGATGCAGAAAAAAAGTTTCAAGAGGTTCAGAAAGCTTATGAG ACTTTGAAGGATGAAGAAAAAAAAGCGGTCTATGATCAG GTTGGCCCTGATCAATATGAGAGGGCTGCTGCTGGAGGTGGTGGAGCTGGCGGATTCGAAGGCGGTTTTGGAAATCCTTTTGAGGATATTTTCGGCACTGGTCGTACTGGCGGAATGAATGAT TTCCTCCGGAACATCTTCAAAGATAGAGAATCTGGTGGACAGGACGTTAAG GTTAAGCTTGAGTTGTCATTTATGGAAGCAGTTGAAGGATGCAAAAAGACAATCAACTTCCAGACTTTAGTAACATGCGAAACCTGCA ATGGAGCTGGTGTACCTGCGGGAACCAAACCCGAAACTTGTCTAGCTTGCAGGGGTTCTGGATAT ATGGTTCTGCAAACTGGTCCCTTCAGAATGCAATCAACATGCACGCAGTGTGGTGGATCTGGCAAGACTGTAAAG GATTTCTGCAAGTCGTGCAGGGGGAAGAAGGTTGTGCCAGGAATAAAAACAGTCTCTATTGATATAGCGCCTG GTACGGATGATGAGGATGTCATGAAAGTGCTTAGATCAGGTCAAGCAGATCCAGACGGTCTTCGTGCTGGTGACCTTTATGTAGCCATTAAG GTTCGTGAGGATCCAGTATTCCGGAGAGAGAAAGGTGATATCCATGTAGATGCTGTCTTAAACGTGACTCAG GCAATTCTGGGAGGTACTGTTCAAGTGCCAACTCTCGCTGGAGATGTTGTTCTAAAG GTTAAGCCTGGTACTCAACCTGGTCAGAAGGTTGTTCTGAGAGGAAAAG GAATCAAGACAAGAAACTCGTATTCATATGGAGACCAATATGTCCATTTCAATGTCAAAATCCCTGT GAATTTGACGCAGAAACAGCGCATGCTTCTCGAGGAGTTCGAGAAGGAAGAGAAGGGCGAGGACGACAAGGACGCGGAAAAGGCAGCTGGCGCATCAGGATAG
- the LOC120969417 gene encoding protein LATERAL BRANCHING OXIDOREDUCTASE 1-like, with protein MMDGMMIASREFFKRPLEDKKRYTNLIGGEQFQFEGYGNDQVRSPDQILDWSDRLYLKVEPEDERRIALWPTHPENFRNILHNFTTKCGGVKDDLLRAMAKLLKLDDDNYFVDQLGEKAETNVRCSYYPECPRPELVFGLKPHSDGTVLTLLMVDDSVGGLQVLRDGVWWDVPIVPHTLLVIIGDQTEIMSNGFFKSPVHRVLTNAKKERLSVAVDYSVDHEREIEPSAQLIDEKRPALYMKVKVKDYIAGLYEHFSQGTMVIDTLQI; from the exons ATGATGGATGGCATGATGATTGCTTCGAGGGAGTTTTTCAAGCGGCCACTCGAAGACAAGAAGAGGTACACCAACCTAATTGGCGGTGAGCAATTCCAGTTTGAGGGGTACGGGAACGACCAGGTGAGGTCGCCGGACCAGATCCTAGACTGGTCTGACCGCCTCTACCTCAAGGTGGAGCCCGAGGACGAGCGACGCATTGCCCTCTGGCCAACACATCCTGAAAACTTCAG GAATATTCTGCACAACTTCACGACAAAATGTGGGGGAGTGAAGGACGATCTCCTCCGGGCAATGGCGAAGCTACTGAAGCTTGACGATGACAACTACTTTGTGGACCAGCTCGGGGAGAAGGCTGAAACTAACGTGAGATGCAGCTACTACCCAGAGTGTCCAAGGCCAGAGCTTGTATTTGGTCTCAAGCCTCACAGCGATGGAACCGTTCTTACACTTCTCATGGTCGATGACAGCGTCGGTGGCTTGCAAGTTCTAAGAGATGGGGTGTGGTGGGATGTACCGATCGTACCTCACACACTGCTGGTCATTATAGGAGATCAGACTGAG ATAATGAGCAACGGGTTCTTCAAGAGCCCTGTGCATAGGGTTCTGACAAATGCAAAGAAAGAGAGGCTATCAGTGGCTGTAGACTATTCTGTTGACCATGAGAGAGAAATCGAGCCATCGGCTCAGCTGATCGATGAGAAGAGACCAGCACTGTACATGAAAGTGAAGGTTAAGGACTACATTGCCGGGCTGTATGAACATTTCTCTCAGGGAACGATGGTTATTGATACACTGCAGATATAA
- the LOC120968601 gene encoding uncharacterized protein, protein METLPEDVVAEILVRVAGVAALFRCAATCKRWRRLIADASFLFRRWPEGALHPSFLLGFLVTPLPREERPARIISAPAPSFALVPCLALCDPLAGVGRVLPPLKYNGKFTMVGYTILTDLDCCSGKRRWPIYSVSFKVLIISVDEGQPGYNLHVFLPAEWSWSTPRQFFGTLEHGVHVAPQQANAVVCQGAAHWLFRRTSSFYTLSVCAKTAHMSLTRLPITPNQTDLNLYSEPMLSVTNDGMLSLLRLYRKFTMLEIWTCQGDYKSEDDNVDRWYRTKMIKLKRPTQIKIDLVRCLCIGEMSGKLLVNDNQGCVYIADLQTGAMETVTEWFRGSVRSAIPFEMDWPAYFMSKLAGGRIKRTKLGGAIQKIAKSFWGLVVVSVIFGPIAMRWAWA, encoded by the exons ATGGAGACGCTGCCGGAGGACGTGGTCGCCGAGATCCTGGTGCGCGTGGCGGGCGTCGCCGCCCTCTTCCGCTGTGCCGCGACGTGCAAGCGGTGGCGCCGCCTCATCGCCGACGCCTCTTTCCTCTTCCGCCGCTGGCCGGAGGGCGCGCTCCACCCGTCCTTCCTCCTCGGCTTCCTCGTCACACCACTGCCCCGTGAGGAACGACCAGCACGAATCATCTCTGCGCCCGCGCCGTCGTTCGCTCTGGTGCCATG TCTGGCATTGTGCGATCCGCTCGCGGGCGTAGGTCGCGTGCTCCCCCCGCTGAAGTACAATGGAAAATTCACGATGGTAGGGTATACCATCCTAACCGATCTTGATTGCTGCTCCGGCAAACGGCGATGGCCAATCTACTCGGTCTCGTTCAAAGTGCTAATCATCAGTGTCGACGAAGGTCAGCCCGGGTACAATCTCCATGTGTTCTTGCCCGCTGAGTGGAGCTGGAGCACGCCTAGACAGTTCTTTGGCACTCTGGAGCACGGCGTGCATGTGGCGCCCCAGCAGGCCAACGCCGTCGTGTGCCAAGGCGCGGCACACTGGCTTTTCAGGCGGACGTCAAGCTTTTACACGCTCAGTGTGTGCGCTAAGACTGCCCACATGTCCTTAACAAGGCTCCCAATCACGCCGAACCAAACCGACCTCAACTTGTATAGTGAACCAATGCTTAGTGTCACCAATGACGGGATGCTATCGTTACTTCGTTTGTATAGGAAATTCACCATGCTGGAGATCTGGACATGTCAAGGTGACTATAAAAGTGAGGATGACAACGTGGACCGCTGGTACCGCACAAAGATGATCAAGCTAAAACGACCCACGCAGATTAAGATCGACCTTGTGCGATGCCTGTGTATCGGAGAGATGAGTGGCAAACTGCTGGTCAATGACAATCAAGGTTGTGTGTACATTGCAGACCTCCAAACTGGTGCAATGGAGACGGTCACCGAGTGGTTTCGCGGCAGTGTCCGGAGTGCTATACCCTTTGAGATGGATTGGCCTGCCTACTTCATGTCTAAGTTGGCTGGTGGCAGGATCAAGCGGACTAAACTGGGAGGAGCTATACAGAAAATTGCGAAATCTTTCTGGGGACTAGTAGTTGTGTCAGTAATCTTTGGACCAATTGCTATGAGGTGGGCTTGGGCCTAG
- the LOC141026679 gene encoding uncharacterized protein — protein sequence MREVWNLPAENKFWFTGENWLQVVLDTENEETRAKILLLLWRYWHHREDCLRNNGRETIKGCVQFLKQYEEDLRKAEVSADQYGGKAVENDQGNCTRATAQPVCMTKRLDEKWIPLVRGAVKINTDASFLAEISESAAGVVGRDYRGVVLKSVCKRLPMCRSAEEAEARAILVGLQAMQGNYNGQVIVETDNQIIANELLALKPTRSPHYGLITYIKKCMAAFSDCSVQYVKRSRNTLAYGLAALTRSIGEQVWIANVPSSLRSLMISECTAPF from the coding sequence ATGAGAGAGGTCTGGAACCTACCTGCTGAAAATAAATTCTGGTTCACAGGCGAGAACTGGCTACAAGTAGTACTGGACACAGAGAACGAGGAAACGCGCGCCAAAATCCTGCTGTTACTCTGGCGATATTGGCACCACAGGGAGGATTGCTTGAGAAATAATGGTAGGGAGACGATCAAAGGGTGTGTGCAGTTTCTGAAACAATACGAGGAAGATTTAAGAAAGGCAGAGGTTTCAGCTGACCAGTATGGGGGGAAGGCTGTAGAAAACGATCAGGGGAACTGCACCCGGGCTACTGCACAACCAGTCTGTATGACCAAAAGACTCGACGAAAAATGGATCCCGCTAGTTCGAGGTGCAGTTAAAATAAACACCGATGCATCTTTCCTAGCTGAGATCAGCGAAAGTGCTGCTGGAGTTGTTGGACGAGACTACCGTGGTGTTGTCTTGAAGTCAGTCTGCAAGAGGCTACCAATGTGCCGGAGCGCTGAGGAAGCCGAAGCCCGAGCCATCCTGGTAGGTCTGCAGGCTATGCAAGGAAATTACAATGGCCAAGTGATTGTTGAGACGGACAACCAAATCATCGCGAACGAACTGCTAGCACTGAAGCCTACACGCTCGCCTCATTATGGCCTAATCACATACATTAAGAAGTGCATGGCCGCTTTCTCAGATTGCAGTGTGCAGTATGTAAAGAGGAGCAGAAACACTTTGGCTTATGGACTGGCTGCGCTGACCAGGAGCATAGGAGAGCAGGTTTGGATCGCGAACGTCCCGAGTAGTCTTCGATCTCTAATGATCTCTGAATGTACTGCTCCGTTTTGA
- the LOC109761319 gene encoding formiminotransferase cyclodeaminase-like protein — translation MLRPMLACCKLYVSEGRSSAVLRAVEQAARRHHPAVALVNTFADDAYNRVGYTLVSRLPHPVAPATPLRRAVFGMVEAALGAIDLGAHAGAHPRLGAVDHVCFHPLAGAALRDVAALAAAVAADIGDGLQVPTYLYGAAHREGRTLAAIRRQLGYFRPQSNAEWHGPLPVTAEATTLPVAPDAGPDAASASKGVLVLGATAWVDNYNVPVRTADVEAVRRVARRVSERGGGLRSVQAMGLAHGDGGAEVACNLLDPGSVGAEEVQGMVERLAGEEGLAVGEGYFTDFSQEKIVELYMEKSAQAEA, via the exons ATGCTGAGGCCGATGCTGGCGTGCTGCAAGCTCTACGTCTCCGAGGGCCGGAGCTCGGCCGTCCTGCGCGCGGTCGAGCAGGCGGCGCGCCGGCACCACCCGGCCGTCGCCCTTGTCAACACCTTCGCCGACGACGCCTACAACCGGGTCGGCTACACGCTCGTCTCCCGCCTCCCGCACCCCGTCGCGCCGGCCACGCCGCTGCGGCGGGCCGTGTTCGGCATGGTCGAGGCCGCGCTCGGGGCCATCGACCTGGGCGCCCACGCCGGCGCGCACCCGCGGCTCGGCGCCGTCGACCACGTCTGCTTCCACCCCCTCGCCGGGGCCGCCCTCCGCGACGTCgccgcgctcgccgccgccgtggcTGCCGACATCGGCGACGGGCTCCAAG TGCCGACGTACCTCTACGGCGCGGCGCACCGGGAGGGCCGGACGCTGGCGGCCATCAGGAGGCAGCTGGGCTACTTCAGGCCTCAGAGCAACGCCGAGTGGCACGGGCCGCTCCCCGTCACGGCCGAGGCGACGACGCTCCCCGTCGCGCCCGACGCCGGCCCGGACGCGGCGTCGGCGTCCAAGGGCGTGTTGGTGCTCGGGGCGACGGCCTGGGTGGACAACTACAACGTGCCGGTGCGCACGGCCGACGTGGAGGCCGTGCGGCGGGTCGCGCGCCGGGTCagcgagcgcggcggcgggctccggtcCGTGCAGGCCATGGGGCTCGcgcacggcgacggcggcgccgaGGTGGCGTGCAACCTGCTCGACCCGGGGAGCGTGGGCGCCGAGGAGGTGCAGGGCATGGTGGAGCGGCTGGCGGGGGAGGAAGGCCTCGCCGTCGGCGAGGGGTACTTCACGGATTTCTCCCAGGAGAAGATCGTCGAGCTCTACATGGAGAAGTCAGCTCAGGCTGAGGCTTGA